From the genome of Phyllostomus discolor isolate MPI-MPIP mPhyDis1 chromosome 12, mPhyDis1.pri.v3, whole genome shotgun sequence, one region includes:
- the ATXN1L gene encoding ataxin-1-like translates to MKPVHERSQECLPPKKRDLPVTSEDMGRTTSCSTNHTPSSDVSEWSRGLVVAGQSQAGARVSLGGDGAEAITGLTVDQYGMLYKVAMPPATFSPTGLPSVVNMSPLPPTFNVASSLIQHPGIHYPPIHYAQLPSTSLQFIGSPYSLPYAMPPNFLPSPLLSPSANLATSHLPHFVPYASLLAEGATPPPQASSPAHSFNKTPSATSPPGQLPHHSSTQPLDLAPGRMPIYYQMSRLPAGYTLHETPPTGASPVLTPQEGQPALEAAPANGQRQQERNVVRRESEALDSPTSKGDGQGLVPVVECVADGQLFSGSQTARVEVAVPAHRGTPDTDLEVQQVVGTLASQDYRVVAAQRKDEPSPLNLSHHTPDHQGEGRGSARNPAEMAEKNQARGFYPQSHQEPVKHRPLPKAVVVANGNLVPTGTDPGLLPMGSEILVASSLDTQARAIFPDKEPTPPPVTSSHLPSHFMKGAIIQLATGELKRVEDLQTQDFVRSAEVSGGLKIDSSTVVDIQESQWPGFVMLHFVVGEQQSKVSIEVPPEHPFFVYGQGWSSCSPGRTAQLFSLPCHRLQVGDVCISISLQSLNSNSVSQASCAPPGQLGTSRERPERTVLGPREQCDSEGKSQPSGEGSQTVEPSQPEPGAQACWPAPSFQRYSMQGEEARAALLRPSFIPQEVKLSIEGRSNAGK, encoded by the coding sequence ATGAAACCTGTTCATGAGAGGAGTCAGGAATGCCTTCCACCAAAGAAACGAGACCTCCCTGTGACCAGCGAGGATATGGGGAGAACTACCAGCTGCTCAACTAACCACACACCCTCCAGTGATGTTTCTGAGTGGTCTCGAGGGCTTGTGgtggcagggcagagccaggcaggaGCCAGAGTCAGCCTGGGGGGTGATGGAGCTGAGGCCATCACTGGTTTGACTGTGGACCAGTATGGCATGCTGTATAAGGTGGCTATGCCACCTGCCACCTTCTCTCCGACTGGCCTCCCATCTGTGGTGAACATGAGCCCCTTGCCCCCCACATTTAATGTAGCGTCTTCATTGATTCAGCATCCAGGAATTCACTATCCCCCAATCCACTATGCTCAGCTCCCATCCACCTCCCTGCAGTTTATTGGGTCTCCTTATAGCCTTCCCTATGCTATGCCACCCAACTTCCTACCGagtcccctcctttccccttctgccAACCTTGCCACTTCCCACCTTCCACACTTTGTGCCATATGCCTCGCTCCTGGCAGAAGGAGCCACTCCTCCCCCACAGGCTTCCTCCCCAGCTCACTCGTTCAACAAAAccccctctgccacctccccaccTGGGCAGTTGCCACACCATTCCAGTACTCAGCCACTGGACCTTGCTCCAGGCCGGATGCCCATTTATTATCAGATGTCCAGGCTACCTGCTGGGTACACCTTGCATGAAACCCCTCCAACGGGTGCCAGCCCAGTCCTTACCCCTCAGGAGGGCCAGCCTGCTCTGGAAGCAGCCCCTGCCAATGGACAGAGACAACAAGAGCGGAATGTAGTTAGACGGGAAAGTGAAGCCCTTGACTCTCCCACCAGCAAGGGCGATGGCCAGGGACTGGTGCCAGTGGTCGAGTGTGTGGCGGATGGACAGTTGTTTTCAGGTTCTCAGACTGCACGGGTGGAGGTGGCGGTGCCGGCACACCGAGGGACCCCAGACACCGACCTCGAGGTCCAGCAGGTGGTTGGCACTTTAGCTTCTCAGGACTATCGTGTGGtggcagcacagaggaaagaTGAGCCCAGCCCCCTCAACCTGTCCCATCATACCCCGGACCATCAGGGTGAGGGGCGAGGGTCAGCCAGGAACCCAGCAGAGATGGCTGAGAAAAACCAGGCCCGAGGGTTCTACCCTCAATCCCATCAGGAACCGGTGAAACATAGACCTTTACCCAAAGCAGTGGTTGTAGCCAATGGCAACCTGGTGCCCACTGGAACTGACCCAGGCCTGCTGCCCATGGGCTCGGAAATCCTGGTGGCATCAAGTTTGGACACGCAGGCCAGAGccatcttcccagacaaggagcCGACGCCTCCCCCTGTTACCTCCTCCCACTTGCCCTCCCATTTCATGAAAGGCGCCATCATCCAGCTGGCTACAGGGGAGCTGAAGCGGGTGGAGGACCTGCAGACCCAGGATTTTGTGCGCAGTGCCGAAGTGAGCGGGGGGCTGAAGATCGACTCTAGCACAGTCGTGGACATTCAGGAGAGCCAGTGGCCTGGATTTGTCATGCTGCATTTCGTGGTTGGTGAGCAGCAGAGCAAAGTGAGCATTGAGGTGCCCCCCGAGCACCCTTTTTTTGTATATGGTCAGGGCTGGTCCTCTTGCAGCCCTGGGCGGACTGCACAGCTCTTTTCTTTGCCCTGCCATCGACTACAGGTGGGAGATGTCTGCATCTCTATCAGTTTACAGAGCTTGAACAGTAACTCAGTTTCTCAGGCCAGCTGTGCTCCCCCAGGCCAGCTGGGCACCTCCCGAGAAAGGCCTGAGAGGACAGTCTTGGGACCCAGAGAGCAATGTGACAGTGAGGGGAAGAGCCAGCCATCAGGCGAGGGCTCCCAAACAGTCGAGCCCTCGCAGCCAGAGCCTGGTGCTCAGGCCTGCTGGCCAGCTCCGAGCTTCCAAAGATACAGCATGCAAGGGGAGGAGGCACGGGCTGCACTGCTCCGTCCCTCTTTCATTCCACAGGAGGTAAAGCTGTCCATCGAAGGGCGTTCCAATGCGGGAAAATGA